The DNA region ATATCGACAGCGCCGGAGCCGCAGCGGCCCAGAGCGCCAATGACAATGACTCTAGGCTTCTTGCCTCCGTTCTTCGCCACGCCATCATCCAAGGCCTTCTTGACGTCCGCAATCAGAGCGTCCTCGTTCGGGTATGACTCCACGGAGGGAAAGGGCTCGCCGGGGTGGGTGAGCTGCCAGGCCCAGTTCTCGAGGGCAAGAGCGGCGCCGGAGAAGCCAGCGTGGTAGCCTACAAGGTATTAGACTTGGCCTCAAGGGAACAGTGTTGCTATACGGACCAAAGGCCGCGACGCGTCTTCCGGAGTCATTTGTCAAGAACTCCAAGTCGAGCAGGGTACCGCCGCCACGGGGAAAGCGTCCGAGAGTCTTCTCGAAACCACCTTGTCCCTGGAGATATGTTAGCGACGGCTAGGCGAGATTTCCCTCGGCGAACTTGCCTTGTAAACGTGGAGGAAGGTAACATGAACGTGCTTAAGGGGGAACTCtttctcctcgagctccttcaGGCCAACAATGATATGGTCGGCGGGGGCCGTCTCCCAAGagccctcctcgacgagggtTGCGCCTACGGCTTCGAACTCGGCATCGTCAAAGATGCGAACGGGACTGCGCTCGACATTGACAGTGTAGCCGGCCTTGATCAGGGCCTGGGTGGTACTAGGAGTAAGGGCAGAGCGGTGCTCAAGGGGCTTGGTCTCGGACCGGAGGTGAAGGACGGTGCTGGCCATTTTTGCGGTTTCAATTGACTCGGGTGATGTAAAATGTTGTcgagggaagggaaggaaagCTGCGAGAGTTGGAGGCGGGATGGCGTGTGGGGCAATGACTCTAAAACATCCCACCTTGTGTGACTCCTCCATGCGTACGGCTAATATGCACTTCACCGCTTTTCGGAGCGCGGGGAAGAGTGACATCGGGTGGCAGTGAACCTAAAAATTCGGTCTGAGTTCAATTGGGGGggtttctcttttttctgttatttttttcttctctaATTTgcgtttcttcttttttttctctaCCAACAAAACTCTGTTTACAGCAACATTTTTtttatccccccccccttttccccctgTGCAATCAGTGATATGGCCTGATCTAGCTACTCAGGCAAGGTGTGACGCCATGCAGGTACCGAGcctgcagccattcaacgGTCGTCCTAAACAAGCTGGAAGCCAAGAGTAGATACTCAGGTGCCTACCTACATAATCCTAATTGTCTGCTTAGCGTGCTATCTTGAAGTAACCAGTCATCGACCTCGTCCGATGTCGGCCAATGTTGGTCTCTGGCACGTTCGGGTCACATCGCAATGTCTGCACTACATCGACAACCGGATGAAAGCCTAAAGGTAACCTATCTTGCCACAGACTCAAATGTTCTCTAGCATTACAATGGAGGGTTACAATCGCGCCCTGGCTTGACGTTTACCTAGCAGCCCAAAGACCTCTTCGGCCACTCCCCAGGACAGCTCAAATCCCCTGCCTCCAAGTCCGTAAGCGTGGATGATGGTTCGGTCATGGCCTATTTCTTCTCTCTCGAGTCTCATGCCTCCTTTTCTAGTCGGACGTCTGCCCACGATGTCTTTGAGAACACGGAACTCAGCGCTGTCTCCGAGTATCAAAGGATACGTCGCGACAAAATCCTTCAGCATTTTCTCTCGCACTTGCACCGAGGGCTAAGGGTCCCAGTTGTCGGGTTCCTTTGTGCCACCGACGATTGTGCCACCATCAAAGTTTCTGGGCACGCAGAATGACCAAGAGCCATCGGCATTCTGTCGTGTCACTGTTGCTGGGCTGTAGTTGGCCACAGCACATGTTTGTCCTACAAAATCTGTAAGCAACGGCAAGACTAAATCAGGGACTGACATACCTCGTGTAATGAACGAGTCCTTGTCCCCAAACCCAACCCCGGAGCAATTGATGACGGCCCGTACATCAGCTAGTCCCTTGATTGTGAAACCTTCGCGCGGGTTGCTGATCTCTCTACGGAACACTTTGCCGCCGTTCCAGGAGAACCTGCGAAGGAGAAAAGAGCAGTAGATCATGGGGTTCACACACCATGTCCAATACTCACAGCCCCACTTCACTTTGTCGTCTGGAAACTCGCTCGGCTTCAAACGCCGAAACTCTACTAGCCCTAAGCTCTTGGCCTTTTCCTCGGTCAGGCTCCTGTACTGCGCCGGAGGATTCTCCAGGTACTCGATGCCGGGCATGAAGGTGATACCAGCTTCTGGGTTGCTCTTGTTCAACGACTCCATCTGCTGGAATGTCACGAGTGCCATCGCATGATCTCGCTCTTCAGTTTCGTTCGCCGGTATGACCCAGCGGTTGTGAGCGCCTCCCCACTGGGATGTGTAGTTGATCGAGGCTTTggcatcgacggcctcgaaaGGACTGGGGAAATCCTTGGCTACAATAGCTACGTTGTAGCCATCCTGCTGGAGTCTCACAGCAGTGCTTAGCCCGATCACACCAGCGCTGCATTGTGTCAGTAGGTTCGCCGTCACACGATGGAGATGGAAGATTGTAGCTACCCGATTACTACGATTTGCGTCATGGTTGTCACCGATGAAGCGTCAGGAACATTAAGGGCACTGGTCCAGCCTACAAAGTATGCCTACCTGATGTTGCGAAAGGGCCTACTTAACATATGAACGATGGCCCAGTAAGTCTGAGTCAATCTAACTACTGAAGACGAAACGATTATTGATTTGCTCGGACGCCAGTCTCCACCATACATACAGTGTTGACTTCGCCGATCATCGGAGGGGCCGCCTGCCATGTTCGGCCTCGAAGCACGGGCGGGGGCCGGGGAGTCTTTTCGAGAAGCCCACGAGTTTCTAGCCATGAGGCCCACAAACGCCGGTCCCATGTCCGACTCAAGTCCCGCCGCGGCCAGTTATGTATTTCACCTGATCAGCCGTATTTTAAAACTTTGTTGACTTGGCCGTAGTGAAGACCGTATTGGCAGAACCCAAACATACTTTTGTTCCATGACCCTTCCCCCAGCCCCTCTGAGACTCTGTATGTTATGGGAGAGTCCAAAGGGGGTTTTCTTTCTACTGGCTGTAACTCAGAGTTGATCGTCACCTGATACTTCAAATCTGATAGGTTTTACATATGTACCCGAAATCTGCCCCCGAGTCTTTCGGGGGCTTTGGACTGGCTAAAAACTTGGATTGTCTTTCCACGAGGATACCTCGCCAAATTGTTGGCGAACAGCCTGAGAACGGACTGCGCTGGCATCGTTTCGTAGATTCATTTCCGTGTTGAGTGTCGATACCTAGCAGGAGACATGGACACAAACGGCGACGCACAAGATACCGGCTACGTTATGCTGCCAACGCTGTGCCCAATGGTTACCAATGGCGGTAGGACCTTCTTCACATGAAGATATCATACTCAGTTGAGCCTTACACAGTAGGAGCTTGCTACCAATTGCCTGGTTGGACGGCTTCCCATGTTTAGCACATTGTATCACTTTTAACGTTGCCGAAAACCTCGTTTGAAGTCGAGCCAGACTAGCTTCACTCGCAGCAATCGTCCAATTAACTTACGCCTGGTGACGCTTGTGACAATTACAGAAGCGCGTTGCAGGTTTTGGGCGTTTCGTAGAAGAGCAATCTTTTGTTAGTGACTTCAAAACAAACCTGCTCAAGATGTTTTTGTCATCGACGGGACGAAGAGTTGTCGTTTGGCTCACGGTTTAATAGGCATTTCCTCCCTAACGAATATTTGTCGGGATGGCAAACGCGAGGGGCGCAATGTATTGGTTTGGAGGGAAATGGTTGCCTCTTTAACTATTGGCTTTCCACATGTAGACGACTTTCAAAGGAGTTTGTCAACCATCATCCACAACCCGGACCAAATCTTCCAGCATCAGTACAGCGTGGCAGAATATAAATGCCGGTTTAGCGACTTATATAACCAtgctcttcctcgtcctgtCTTCTGGATCTGGCGGTATCTCAAGATCCAACTGACATCCTTTATCCCTGCAAAGTTATCACCGACTGAACGAGTTCGCTTCTCTTGACAGCACACCAAAGGCTTAAATGGCAGCCTCCGACGGCACCAAGCCCGTTGTTGTTGGTCTCTATGGTGTTCCTGGCTGCGGCAAATCTTTCCTCCTGAACCAACTCAGGACCCAACTCAACCATAAGCATTTTCGACTTTTCGAGGGCTCCGAAATTATCGACAGGATCGTTCCGGGAGGACTGGGAATCTTCAAGAAATCGGACGATCAGAAGAAGCGCCACTGGCGCCAGCTTGCCATCAACGACATCGCTGAAGAGTGCACCCGTAAGGGGCATCTTGGGATCGTCACTGGCCACTTTTTGTTCAGGTCTGTAGAGGATAGTACTACCTACGACGTTGTATACACGCAAGGCGATCTCCTTGTGTACACGCATATCCTCTACCTCGATGTCCCTGCAGATGTGGTGGTCAGCCGTTCTCAAGGTGATACGGCTCGGAGTCGCCATCCTCTATCCGTGGACCACATCCGCAAGTGGCAAGACGCCGAGAAGGTTCAACTGCGTCACCTCTGTCTCGAGAATGGCATTCTTTTCGGGCTTGTATCGTCAGCGCCATCCCTACTAGACAGGATCTTGCCTCTTCTCCACGACATCCATCATCATTCCGAGAAGGAGAACCTATCTCGCGTTAGAAGTCGACTCGATGAGGTGGTACTCACCATGCAAAGAGTGAACAAGTTAGAAACGGTTGTCGTTCTCGATGGAGACCGAACTCTGTGTGCTTCGGATACTGGCACGATGTTCTGGGAGAAGTTCAGGGCGAAACTGCCTTCATCGGAGGAGTGTTTCCTGAAAATGCTCTTCAGCAGCTCTCTTGGATACACGTATCTGGCCTTCCGTCAGGCTGCTTTCCTCTACGAGGAAACGCATCCCCACTTCGACGACTTGTGCAGTGAGGTCGCCTCTGCCACCACCATGCACCCCGAGTTCGCGGTCTTGATCAGGGCCGTGGAAAAAGCCTCGCACGCTGGTGCAGTTGTAGTCACATGTGGCATACGCCAAGTATGGGAGAAAATcctggagagagagggcctTGCCAAGAGCGTGAAGGTCATTGGTGGAGGGCGCCTTGCGGATGGCTACGTCGTCGACCCTCAAATCAAAGCCGCCGTTGTCTCCCGATTACAGAGGCACCACAATCTGTATGTCTGGGCATTTGGAGATAGTCTGATGGACTTGCCCATGCTCGAGATGGCCGATCAGGCCATTGTCGTGGTGGGCGAAGAGCAGTTCAGGAGCCAGAGCATGAGCGCGGCCTTGTTGAAAGCAATCGAGAAGGACAACCTTCAGGCGCGACAAGCCTTGATTCCTGCCACCTCAACGCCGCGTATCGACCTTAACAAACTGCCACTTGTTGACATCACCAGTCAAGCCTTCACCAACTCCGTCGCGCGCCGTCGTGGCCTCCGAGTATATCACGCAACAACGACGAACGCATCCAAGCTGCTCATGACCCCGACCCGCGATGCATCTATCGCTGGTCCCAGTCTGAGAGCAGCTCACCATCGAGTTGGTTGGTACCTTGCGGTCGAATTGCTGACGGATGTGCTTGGTGTGGAAGAGTATCCCATTGCGCACGTCCAGAACCGCACAACCGATGGCCATCGACTtttcgacgaggagaacaCAGTGGTTGTAGCGTTGATGCGTGGCGGAGAGCCAATGGCGTTCGGAGTCAACGAGGCGTTCCCGAGAGCCATGTTTTGCCACGCCGGTTGCCCTGAGGACCTCAACTCAGACAAGCTTGTGGGAAAGAAGACAGTGCTGCTCGTGGACTCAGTGATCAACAGCGGCAAGACGATTGTGGACTTTGTTCAACAAGTTCGCAAGCTGGATGCAACGATGCGCATCGTAGTTGTGGCAGGAGTTGTCCAGGCAAATGCAGTCTCGGACGTGATGAAGCCGCTGGCAAGCGACATGGATCTGAGTCTGGTTACACTTCGTCTCTCGGAAAACAAATTTACGGGGAGGGGCGATACAGACACCGGCAACAGACTCTTCAACACGACTCAGCTTGCCTAAGCAGCGATTGGTGTTCAATGTAGATGAGCGGAAGTAGGAGTGACCAGGTTTAGAAGTGCAATGATTTTGTAACCCCGAGCCGCCACGTCGCCTGTGTCCGCTCGTGCAGCCGCAGGGTTGGCTGACGATGCCCGTTGTGATGTCCAGTTGGTGGTCTGGATCGTGCGTCGGAGCCAGTGGGTTATGGAAAAGGGTATCAAGGGCGGCAGTTTTTGGCTCCATCCTAGCCAAATCCCGTTTTTGATGTTGAGAATTGTAGTCTTGAGAATGGTGATGAGAAGGCAGTTGGATAAGCTAAGAGGCAGTTTGGATATTCaggtaccttacctacctacctaggtaaggtaggtaagtaCAAGTGTTACGGGACAGGCTGATTTGGATTTAACGTTGTAGCACATGAGCTCTTGGGCTCAGCATGCCTCACCTGAGCGTCATTGCTAAGAACCCAACAGCTAAGAACCCAACAGCTAAAAAGCAGAGCAAGGTGGAGACAGGCGAGTGCTTTCCAACCATGGAAGTTCCAACGCGGTCTCCCTTCATGCCACCTTACTAAGCCGTGATGCAGGGGCTAGACTGCATGTGCCATCCCATCGGCACCACCTAGTGAGACCACAATGTTGGGCTAATTCCGTCCTATCTAACTTAAGGCAACGGGGGTGGGTTGCACCCGAATTGGAAGTGCTGGTCAACGGCGCGAGTCTCACGACGTCGAACCAACCCCGCGCGCCTGTTTCTCACCACCCTGGGCTCGGCGCCTACGATGCAGTGTGATGGTCAGGCTGATTGGCCCAACCCGCATCTTACAATCTATTTTGGTCCGGCACCTCGACCGCCCTTCCGTCAATCCCCTTGGTCCCTTTATCGCCTTCACCACTCAGCACGCACCGTCTGGTCAGCCAGCGCTTGCAATACCTGCCGTGGGCAACCTTCCGTCGTGCCAGAGCCATGCTACCGTTAGAATGGGCAGAAGGGTATATACTCTCTCTTGGTATCATCGAAGGCCGAATGTTGAcatgtctctctctctctctctctcccccctctccatccGGCCATCTTTTCAAGTACTGCAATAACAGACAAAGTCTTGTTTATTCTTGGGTACTAGAGAGTTGGGACCACCATGCATCGGTAGCAGCTGGATCACTCCTTCTTCgttcctcgaggtcgtctCCCGTTGCCGTTGTGAAAGGGCCTGGGCACTATAAAAACCAAAACCAAAGGACTGAGAATCACGTTCGATCCGAGCTCAGCATGTCGACACAGCCACCCTCAGGAGGCTACTCACTCTTCCCGAACCCCAATGCGAAGCCTCCAACGATATGGAGACCAGCATCTCGAACTCGGAGGTCGGAGTCCCGCGAGCGGGCCCGGGCTGTGTCTCCCGAGAGCGTCCACTCAGCTGACCGGGCGTCTCCGCCACATCATGGCAGACAGACGCCGCAGCAGAGAGTCCAGTCGCAGGTAGAGCGGTCGCAAACTCCACAAAGCATTCGCCAGACTCAGGTCGGTGAGCAGGAGACCGCACCAAATAGACGCGAGGTGCCGGCACCCCCTTCGGTAACAGTTGCACCTGTTCAACGGCCCCCTCCTGTCGCCGACATACTACCCCGGTCAGACACGTCATTCTCACAGGAACACACCCTGGTACAAAGCAACAGCACGCGCTCTCGGAGCTCGATAGCAAAGCTTCCATTCCCAGAAGGaccgtcatcatcctcgcaAGAACAGCCTGCCTTGCGTTCCATATTCCCACGCTACAATCCGGAAGTGCCGCTCAACCAGCAAGATTACTTCCCTACCCAAACCAGCCCGACTCACATCCCGCGAGCCGTGATCAACCGCACAACATGGTATCCGGACCCCGAGGGTGACGGCCAAAACAACCAGCACAGAAGTCCCGTAAGGAGTCCACTGAGCGGCGGTTCAACGCAGCGATGGCCGAGACGGAACATTGAGCCCCCAGTCATTCCCAGCGTCTCGGCAAACGAGCACATGAAGAGCTTATGGAAGGTCTCCAACGGCTGGAAGGCACCGCCATCAGAAGGCAGAGTGTATTGCATGAAGCTCTCCCAGGAGAAGGATGCGCCCATCTATACCCTGTCTTCGTCATCCCAGCCATTCTACAGCCTCCGACTCGATCCCACCTCCGCCTCAGCATACGTCACACTCAGCCGCCATGACCCCGCCAAGGTCTACAAGGTTCCTAATCCCACGGCAAGCTCTTCGGCGAGCAGCATTCTTTCCGGCGTCGTTGGTCACAAAGACaacggcaaggccgccgatgGGAAGCACTGGCAGGAAGTCCTCACGACGACGCTTGAAGAGGAGTCCCGCAAGCACCCGCCCAATGATGGCCTCGTAGCCCTCCTCTACCCTCTTGCAGCCGCCAAGATGGCACTCGACAAGCCGGACGACATGAACGCCATCATGACCGCCGAGACAGAGTGCGCCCGTCTCGTCTGGGACGAGGACTCGGGCTCGCACTTCCTCGTGCACCCGGCCCTTGCGACGCCCTTTTGCGTCACAATCGAACGCTCCCCAGCCTGGAGCCGCGTGGAGTACACCCTTGAGCACCACGAGTCGCCGCAGCATCTCGCTAAACTGACACGTGACGGCACTGGCAGTGGCCACCTCGAGGTTGACACGGCCATTGCTGCCAAGATTGACAGCTTCTTccttgtcgacgtcgccgtcacgGCGCTCTTGCTCGTCGCGGTGGCAGACGAGAAGAACACCAGGATCGAGACATTTGagccgccgcctgcgcctcACGAGCCGGCGAGCGGGGAGCGACGGCTGAGcaggagagaagagaagaagcgggccgccgccgccgcacggAGGGGCAAGATGGAGGAGTTTGAGATTGACATTGAGAGCCAGGACAGCAGCTTTGCAAAGCTGGAGCAGGCCGGCAAGGAGGCACGCGACGGGTTGCCGTGGCCACTAAGAGCGCTTTTTAAAGTCGTTGCAGGGCTGTTCAAATGTCTCGTGTGGTTCCTGACGCTGGGCTTCAAGGCGCTTGCTGCAATTGTCAAGGGGCTGGCAAGGTGTTTGGGTGTCAAATCGGAATGAGgacagaaagaagaagaaaagggacGACTCGGGAATGAATCTGATGGAAATGAGATACCACTTTGTCGATGCATGAACGTTTTAGGGATTtatctttcttttctctggTTAGGACGGTCTTGGAACAATGAAGATTTACTTATGAGAGAGACCTTGCACAGAGGACATGAGCGATGATATTCTTTCTTTGTACATCTAGATCCATACTCCGGGGTGCCTGGGTATCGCATGACGACGTTTCTAAGCCTGGGCTGTCTTTCCCCCCAATAAACGCTCAGATATTGCGACTGAAATAAAGACAcgaggaaagaagaaggcgggGAAACCCCCGAAAAACGCAACCGAAACTTTTTGTTCGCCGACCGCCAGCCGCCCAATTTCCGAGATACAACACACCACTTTTGGTTTACCGCTTGCGCGTCCGGACCATgatcttcttgcccttcttcgtcgtACCGCCTGAAGTCGCCGTCTTGGCCATCTTGGCCCGTTGTATCTCGaggccctcctccgccttgcTGAGGACCTTGAGTTTCTTTTTCGCATTTTGTAGTTGCAGCCGTAACCGCTGGAGTGTCTTTTCCTTCTGTGTctgggcgtcgtcgttgccgtcgtcctccttgtcgtcgtcgaatcccttgaactcgtcctcgtcgctccCATCCCCACCCAGGTCCATCGCCTCCTGCTGAGCGGCCTCTGCCTTGGCCTCCGTGCCATCCAGGAAAACAATCTTTCTTGGCGCTGCGGGCCTCGTTTCGAtatcgtcgtcgctgtcgtccccatcatcgccatTCTGGCTCGCCGCTTCGATGCCGCCAACTAGCACGACCTGCTCCTCGAGGCGCTTCACCTCTTTGGAGATGACGTTACGCATGGTGCGCACGTAGCCAACGTCCTGCGTCTTGAGAAGCCGCACCGTTTCCATATCCATAGCCTTGTTGCCGCGGTCGCCGGCTACGGTGCCGGACCACTTCCTGCCGTCCTTGAGGCGCGAGCCCATGGAGTTGCGGCTAAGCATGCCGAAATAAAACTCATCCTCGTTGCGTTCGGCAGCCTTTTGGCGCAGGGACTTGATCtgcgccttcttcttgttgtaATCTTTCGCACGGAGGGAGTAATCCTGCAGAGAAAAGCAGTTAGCGACTGTCTCGTGACCACAGCAGAGCGAGCTCGACGAACCTTGTGCttctcgaggaggccgaaaCGTTGGCGTTCCACGGGCTGAGCACGCTCCCTATGGGAGCGCCGCTGGACGGCGTTGCGCATCGATGACATTGTGGGttcttttgcttcttctgTTAGGGCGTGCGAAACAGGTATCCGTGGCTGCAAATTCGACGTTCTTTGAAGGCGACGACCTGCACTGGCGAGCCTAGGCCTGGAAGGCGGGATACGGCAGAAATTTGAAAAAGTTTTGGCGGTCAGCGGAAGCTGCAGCCACAGGGGTGAGGCTTTCGCATCCAACTCGCACCCAAGcacccaccgccgccgggtcCGCGTCTCATTTTCGGGTCCGCTGGCCCACCTACTGCCTTAGGTACATAGGTACATAGCAAAACCCCACCCACTCTTGCACCATCTGCCGAGTCGCCGACAGACATCGACCGAGTTCAGTGAGCGTTCCCAAGTCTATGTTCCTTGAAACATGTCAGCTGCCATGAAACGAGAGCCTCTTGATGGCTCGAGCAATCAACCCAGTCCAGTTCGATTCTAGAATACGAATCTTCGTCATGATCGATTCGACAGAGCATTTCTATCCAGACTGACCAGTACTCGGCCACTCGACGGCGTTTCTCGTTGGTCTGGAAATTCCTATGGTCTTTGTCGTGGCATTCATTCACAATCGTCCATTATTTGTGGTGTTAGTGGCAAATTCAATGGTTCACACATTTGCGGCGTTGACACCATGACACCGCGACACCAATTTTTGGCCTTCGGTTATGCTTCTTGTCACTCCGCCTCCCCAAGGGGTCCAATCGCGAGGAAGGTCCATCATTGCCAACAGTCTGAGGGATCTGTCCCCTCTTTGCACGGACAGTCCTAGAACGAGCAACCACACAATCATGGGTCACCCCTCGCGTTTCATGGAAGGGGATACACCAGAAGCAACAGACGTTCGAGACGTCAAATGCCGCAAGAGGCAAAGAAAAAGCTATGATAACATGGACTGAACGGTCGATATCAGATGACGAGAGATTCCTTCTACAAAACTGTCTGCCACGCCTGTCCTGCCCTTTTCATTTGAGCCCCCCTGGTGTCCATGTGTCACTCCTGCTGCACCCCAGTCCGTTTTTCGTCCAAAATGGTAGCGAAATTCCAGTTACGAAACTACTCACCGCCGACATACCGGGTGCTCGCTCTGCTTGTCGTCTTCGTTGTGCTATCAGTACTTCTGTTACGAGACGAGTCAGCGCAGCTcaatggcgacggcgatgatgatgttgttgctCCCATCCTTGAGGCTACGAAGAGCAGCTATGACTGGTCTACACATCCCCAGAAGCATCCGGTCCCTCTGGCGGATATGACACGGCTCCCCGACGGAGAGCCACTCAGTCTCCCAAAGATCCAGTTCGATTTCACTGCAGACCGATCAGACAGCCTGAAGAAAAGAGATGTCAGCCTCATGAGCTCCCGCCGCCATGAGGTGCGCAAAGCATTCATTAAGAGCTGGCAGTCATACACCAGATACGCCTGGGGATATGACGAGTTACAACCTCTATCCTTGAGGGGCAGGAACCGCTACAATGGCTGGGGCGTTACCCTGGTCGACTCGCTCGACACACTATGGTTGATGGGAATGTTTGATGATTTCAACAAAGCCGTCCAGTACGTCAGCATGATTGATTGGAACAACGCGACGGAGTCAAGGTGCAACGTGTTCGAGACGAATATTCGGTACATCGGTGGACTTCTGTCGGCGTACGACCTCAGCAACGAAAAAGTGCTTCTCGACAAAGCcatccagctcgccgatATGCTGTACGCGGCCTTCGACACGCCCAACCGCTTTCCCCCCTTTGCCTTCAGCTTTGTAGAGCTCAAGGCGGGAAGAATCCTACCCGATCCCTACCAAAGCGCTGCTGCTATCGGCAGCATGTCTTTGGAATTTACAAGGCTTGCTCAGTTGACGGGAGAGTTCAAATTTTACGACGCCATCGAGCGCATAAAGCAAGCGTTCGACCTCATTCAGGAAGAGACCATGCTGCCGGGCCTGTGGCCGAGCTTCATTAACGTCCGCGATGACTTTCAAGCGACCAACAACATCTTTAAGCTGGGAGGGGACGGCGACTCACTCTACGAATACCTGCCGAAGATGCACGTCCTCCTTGGCGGGCTCGACACATCCTATGAGAGAATGTACAAGGGCGCCGCAAGAGCAGCCAAGGCTCATCTTCTGTACCGACCAATGACACCGCAGATGGATGACATCTTGCTCCTCGGTaccgccatcgtcaacgagAAACTGAGAAAAATCGACCAGATCTCAGAGATCGAGCATCTGTCCTGCTTCGCTGGCGGGATGTTCGCCATGGCCGGCAAGCTGTTCGACATCCCagacgatgtcgaggtcggcgacaAGCTCGCACGTGGATGCGCGTGGGCGTACAAGTCTTTCAAGAGCGGCCTCATGCCGGAGAAGGCCCAGGTTGTCAAATGCGACACCATAGACGCCTGCGCGTGGGACGAGCAGAAATGGGCTGCGCAGAGCGGTCAGCACGCACCCCGCGGATTCTGGCGCGTCGATGACGCCCACTACAACCTGCGACCCGAGGGTATCGAGagcctcttcatcctctACCGAATCACTGGCAGGGAGGACCTTCTAGACATGGCGTGGGACATGTTCCAGGCTGTCCAGAGGGCAACGCAGACGGACGACGCCCACGCCGTGATTGTCGACGTAACGTACAGCCAGTCGCGGCAGGAGGATACGATGGAGAGCTTCTTCTTTGCAGAAACATTGAAGTACTTTTACTTGATTTTCTCGGATTCCGAGCTGATCAGCCTGGACGAATGGGTCTTTAACACCGAGGCTCATCCCTTTAAACGGCCTACATCAACATGAAAGACGGTGGCCGTTTCACGGCTTTTTAGATTAGACATTCAACATTCATTAATATTAATAGCCGGAGCCTGATTTGGCGAAGGTACCGAATGCACGTCGCAGGCATACGCGCAACCTAGTTCGTGCGTAGTAGAAGATGACGAAGGCACGTACAGGCCTTCGGTGCCCGCAGTCCAACATGGTAAGCAACTCCTAATCATTCAGCGGACGAGTGAATCCAGTCTTACGCTTTCGTGGGCTTGTCGACTGAACGCTCACCAGGGTTACTCGGAAACTGAAAATTCCTGTACGCCACAGAGTGCTTCCCACTACCTAAATGAGTTCCAGGCGGGTACAAGCAAGATGGGAGAGCGGACTTGAAACTGCATTAGTTGACTGTAGAGAATCACATTTTGTTGATTTGCCTGTTAGACGGCGTTACAAGATGGGTGAGCGCCTTTCTCGCCCGAGACACTCAGATACTTACAGATGATTGGAGTAAGTCAGGGTTTTATAATAAAGATCAAGTAAAAACGAAATGTAGCTACTTCATATGACGCCATGTTCTATCTGAAGGTGTTCTGTGTACTGCGTCCCTGAA from Colletotrichum higginsianum IMI 349063 chromosome 4, whole genome shotgun sequence includes:
- a CDS encoding FAD dependent oxidoreductase superfamily protein; amino-acid sequence: MGPAFVGLMARNSWASRKDSPAPARASRPNMAGGPSDDRRSQHCMYGGDWRPSKSIIVSSSVVRLTQTYWAIVHMLTTIFHLHRVTANLLTQCSAGVIGLSTAVRLQQDGYNVAIVAKDFPSPFEAVDAKASINYTSQWGGAHNRWVIPANETEERDHAMALVTFQQMESLNKSNPEAGITFMPGIEYLENPPAQYRSLTEEKAKSLGLVEFRRLKPSEFPDDKVKWGCEYWTWCVNPMIYCSFLLRRFSWNGGKVFRREISNPREGFTIKGLADVRAVINCSGVGFGDKDSFITRGQTCAVANYSPATVTRQNADGSWSFCVPRNFDGGTIVGGTKEPDNWDP
- a CDS encoding Uracil phosphoribosyltransferase; translated protein: MAASDGTKPVVVGLYGVPGCGKSFLLNQLRTQLNHKHFRLFEGSEIIDRIVPGGLGIFKKSDDQKKRHWRQLAINDIAEECTRKGHLGIVTGHFLFRSVEDSTTYDVVYTQGDLLVYTHILYLDVPADVVVSRSQGDTARSRHPLSVDHIRKWQDAEKVQLRHLCLENGILFGLVSSAPSLLDRILPLLHDIHHHSEKENLSRVRSRLDEVVLTMQRVNKLETVVVLDGDRTLCASDTGTMFWEKFRAKLPSSEECFLKMLFSSSLGYTYLAFRQAAFLYEETHPHFDDLCSEVASATTMHPEFAVLIRAVEKASHAGAVVVTCGIRQVWEKILEREGLAKSVKVIGGGRLADGYVVDPQIKAAVVSRLQRHHNLYVWAFGDSLMDLPMLEMADQAIVVVGEEQFRSQSMSAALLKAIEKDNLQARQALIPATSTPRIDLNKLPLVDITSQAFTNSVARRRGLRVYHATTTNASKLLMTPTRDASIAGPSLRAAHHRVGWYLAVELLTDVLGVEEYPIAHVQNRTTDGHRLFDEENTVVVALMRGGEPMAFGVNEAFPRAMFCHAGCPEDLNSDKLVGKKTVLLVDSVINSGKTIVDFVQQVRKLDATMRIVVVAGVVQANAVSDVMKPLASDMDLSLVTLRLSENKFTGRGDTDTGNRLFNTTQLA
- a CDS encoding Acetylserotonin methytransferase-like protein; protein product: MSTQPPSGGYSLFPNPNAKPPTIWRPASRTRRSESRERARAVSPESVHSADRASPPHHGRQTPQQRVQSQVERSQTPQSIRQTQVGEQETAPNRREVPAPPSVTVAPVQRPPPVADILPRSDTSFSQEHTLVQSNSTRSRSSIAKLPFPEGPSSSSQEQPALRSIFPRYNPEVPLNQQDYFPTQTSPTHIPRAVINRTTWYPDPEGDGQNNQHRSPVRSPLSGGSTQRWPRRNIEPPVIPSVSANEHMKSLWKVSNGWKAPPSEGRVYCMKLSQEKDAPIYTLSSSSQPFYSLRLDPTSASAYVTLSRHDPAKVYKVPNPTASSSASSILSGVVGHKDNGKAADGKHWQEVLTTTLEEESRKHPPNDGLVALLYPLAAAKMALDKPDDMNAIMTAETECARLVWDEDSGSHFLVHPALATPFCVTIERSPAWSRVEYTLEHHESPQHLAKLTRDGTGSGHLEVDTAIAAKIDSFFLVDVAVTALLLVAVADEKNTRIETFEPPPAPHEPASGERRLSRREEKKRAAAAARRGKMEEFEIDIESQDSSFAKLEQAGKEARDGLPWPLRALFKVVAGLFKCLVWFLTLGFKALAAIVKGLARCLGVKSE
- a CDS encoding U3 small nucleolar RNA-associated protein 11, which produces MSSMRNAVQRRSHRERAQPVERQRFGLLEKHKDYSLRAKDYNKKKAQIKSLRQKAAERNEDEFYFGMLSRNSMGSRLKDGRKWSGTVAGDRGNKAMDMETVRLLKTQDVGYVRTMRNVISKEVKRLEEQVVLVGGIEAASQNGDDGDDSDDDIETRPAAPRKIVFLDGTEAKAEAAQQEAMDLGGDGSDEDEFKGFDDDKEDDGNDDAQTQKEKTLQRLRLQLQNAKKKLKVLSKAEEGLEIQRAKMAKTATSGGTTKKGKKIMVRTRKR